The DNA region CTCGAAAAAACAAGCCCAAAAGTTCGGTGTTTGCGTGAGGATGAATGGTCTTTTTTCACTGAGTTCTACAAGTTAAATGACTTTACTGGTATCAATCTTTATACAGATTTTTTATCAGAAAGCTGTGTGCAAGAATTTTATTCACGTTTTGGGAAGCCTACCGTAGCAACAAAGGTTCCGGAAGCAGGCAAATTATCATTTATTCCTAAATCGGATGCATTGTCAAATCAAGTTAATTTAGCTCTCGGTTCTGAAATTAAATTTGAACCTTTTCTAAACTTTTTGGAATCTAATTTACTAGATATACGTTCACGAAGCACTTTTATATCTGTAACTGGGCTAAGTGGTTTTGAGGAAATTCCACCAAAAACTTTTCGTTGGGCTTTAGGAGCAGAAACTAAGATTGTATTTAAGCTCAAAGATTCCCAGTCACTAAATTTATCTTTCAAATTTGAGAATCCAATTGAAGCTCAAAATGTTTTGATTGAAATTAACGGTGTAACTGTAGATAGCTTTAACAATTTAAATAAAGGTGCAAATATAGAACGCAGGCTTCAATTTCAAGCCTTAAAAGGGATAAACCGTGTTGTGTTTAAGTATACAGATTGGAATCATAACCAGACAACATTTGCACGTGAGGATGATAGAGCTTTGTCTGTTCTATTTAGACGACTCGCAATACAACCAACACAAGAAACTTCTCTTTAGAGCAAACGTCCATTAACATGGATTAATCTTTTTTCTACCCAAACGCGATCGCAACCAACTTAAAACTTGTTTCCAAACCTAAAATGATACTTATGAATAGATATACCTATAAATTGCGCTTCTATATTGCGATCGCTTTTGTGTGTTTATCATCACCTTTGCTAGCAGACAATCCTACTTGGGCGCAATCAGCAACACAAACACAAATTAACTCTTATATTCAACGCTTAAAGAATCCCCAACAACGTTCCACAGCAGTAGATTATTTAGCATCTGTAGGTAAGCCTGCCGTTCCCGCCTTAATTAAAGCTTTACAGGATACCAATCCTCAAATGCGTGCTGGTGCAGCAATGACTCTTGGTAAAATTGGCCCAGCTGCATCCGAAGCTGCAATTGTTCTCATGCGAACAATTGGTGATAAAGATCCTACTGTTCGTTCTTATGTAGTTCAAGCGATTGAAAAAATTGGCAGAAAAGCCTACATTCCTTACTTTATTACCGCTTTAAATAGCGATAAGAAATGGGAACGTTACAGTGCAACCCATGCTTTACGGGCGATGGGCAAAGATGCGGCAACTGCTGTACCAGCCTTAATCAAAACTTTAGAAGATAAAGATATGTGGATGCGGGTAAATGCTGCCTCTGCTTTAGGCTATATTGGTACACCTTCTGCACCTGCTTTACCTGCTTTAGTTGCCCGTTTGCAAGACAAGGATGAAACAGTTCGCAACACAGCTGCTTATGCTGTAAGTATCATCGGCTTGAGTTTACAAGAAGATGTCAGTCAATTATCCACCTCAGAATTGGATCGGGCTGTCTCAAGTTTAGAAAAAGCTCTAAAAGTACTGCAAACCCCCTCACTACAATACCGTCAAGAAGCAATTACCTCTGTTCAAGATCCCCTCGTCGCTTTGCAGAAGGAGAGACGTAGACGAGTAAAATCATTTCTTACACCTAGCCCCAAATGGCGAGTTAACTACCCAAGCACCCACCACCAGATATGGGAGTAGAGTGTCACACTAGGAAAAGGAGAGTTATTTTCATTAGGAGGGAAGAGCAATGGCTCTAAATCCCACCATTATGCAAGCTGTAGAAAGATTGGGTTACCGCGTCACTGTGGGAGATGTGGCAACCCAAGCCGGATTGAATGTTGAAATAGCCAATCAAGGGTTATTAGCCCTTGCCTCTGAGGCTGGCGGACATATGCAGGTTGCAGAATCAGGTGATATTATTTACCTCTTTCCGCGA from Chlorogloeopsis sp. ULAP01 includes:
- a CDS encoding HEAT repeat domain-containing protein, translating into MLMNRYTYKLRFYIAIAFVCLSSPLLADNPTWAQSATQTQINSYIQRLKNPQQRSTAVDYLASVGKPAVPALIKALQDTNPQMRAGAAMTLGKIGPAASEAAIVLMRTIGDKDPTVRSYVVQAIEKIGRKAYIPYFITALNSDKKWERYSATHALRAMGKDAATAVPALIKTLEDKDMWMRVNAASALGYIGTPSAPALPALVARLQDKDETVRNTAAYAVSIIGLSLQEDVSQLSTSELDRAVSSLEKALKVLQTPSLQYRQEAITSVQDPLVALQKERRRRVKSFLTPSPKWRVNYPSTHHQIWE